One genomic region from Flagellimonas oceani encodes:
- the fsa gene encoding fructose-6-phosphate aldolase: MKFFIDTANLDQIKEAQELGVLDGVTTNPSLMAKEGITGKDNILKHYVDICNIVDGDVSAEVVSTDFDGMVKEGEELADLHEQIVVKVPMIRDGVKALKYFSDKGIRTNCTLVFSPGQALLAAKAGATYVSPFLGRLDDISTDGLNLIAEIRLIYDNYGFETEILAASIRHTMHVIDCAKLGADVMTGPLSSIDGLLKHPLTDIGLAKFLEDYKKGNS, translated from the coding sequence ATGAAGTTTTTTATTGATACTGCCAACCTTGATCAAATTAAGGAGGCCCAAGAACTGGGCGTGTTGGATGGTGTGACCACCAACCCTTCCCTTATGGCGAAAGAAGGTATTACAGGAAAAGATAATATTTTAAAGCACTACGTGGACATCTGCAACATTGTTGATGGTGATGTTTCCGCGGAAGTGGTTTCCACCGATTTTGATGGAATGGTGAAAGAAGGGGAGGAACTAGCGGATCTGCACGAGCAGATCGTGGTAAAAGTTCCCATGATCAGGGATGGTGTAAAAGCACTGAAATATTTTTCGGATAAAGGCATTCGTACCAACTGTACTTTGGTGTTCTCACCAGGACAGGCGCTATTGGCCGCCAAAGCCGGGGCAACTTATGTTTCCCCTTTCTTGGGCAGATTGGACGATATTTCCACCGATGGTCTTAACTTGATCGCGGAAATCCGTTTGATCTATGACAACTACGGGTTCGAGACCGAAATATTGGCCGCGTCCATCCGTCACACCATGCACGTGATCGATTGTGCCAAATTGGGTGCCGATGTTATGACAGGGCCATTATCATCTATTGATGGACTGTTGAAACACCCATTGACCGATATTGGATTGGCCAAGTTCTTGGAAGATTACAAGAAAGGCAATTCCTAA
- the pheT gene encoding phenylalanine--tRNA ligase subunit beta: MKISYNWLKQFLQIDWDAHKAGELLTDLGLEVEGITQFESVKGGLKGIVVGHVLTCEKHPNADKLKLTTVDVGQEAPLQIVCGAPNVAAGQKVPVATVGTTLYTKEGEAWVIKKGKIRGEVSEGMICAEDEIGVGESHDGIMVLNEELVPGTPCSKVFEIENDEVFEIGLTPNRADAMSHFGVARDLKAGLEQKEIQKELVTPSVSNFSIDNRSLKVDVEVTESDLAPRYCGVTISNLVVQDSPDWLKNRLKAIGLAPINNIVDVTNYVLHELGQPLHAFDAFKIKGNKVEVKTLPGGTKFTTLDGVERELHEDDLMICDAGSPMCIAGVFGGIHSGVTEHTTSIFLESAYFDPVSIRKTAKRHGLNTDASFRFERGIDINMTKYALKRAALLIREIAGGYITSEIVDLFPKKPQERQVFLTFNKINSLIGQEIPQDTIKSILSSLEIRINNVTESGLGLTIPTYRVDVTREVDVIEEILRVYGYNNIDFKEKLNASIAKTSRFENYRIQDIVGSMLASKGFYEIMTNSLVSSEITSGDDSAVQMLNPLSSDLSVLRTSMLYSGLQTVSYNHNRQKNDLKLFEFGKTYHKTEGKHPEKQHLAIFVSGDRTQNSWAVASKKTDFFYLKGIVENIFERLGLKDVNTTPLSHAIDLSEGISYTKNNMVLVSLGLVGKAALKQFDIKQEVFYADLDWDAILQCVSTQNVAFKEIPRFPEVTRDFALLLDDSVSFQKVYDIAWNTEKKLLKKVNLFDVYTGKNLPEGKKSYAVSFTLMDEKKTLTDKQIDKIMGKLLAQYQKELGAELR; the protein is encoded by the coding sequence ATGAAGATTTCTTATAACTGGTTAAAGCAATTTTTGCAAATTGATTGGGACGCTCACAAAGCAGGTGAACTGTTAACGGATCTAGGTCTGGAAGTTGAGGGCATTACCCAGTTTGAATCAGTTAAGGGTGGTTTAAAAGGTATTGTGGTAGGCCATGTACTTACCTGTGAAAAACACCCGAACGCGGACAAACTAAAATTAACCACCGTAGATGTTGGTCAAGAAGCACCTTTGCAGATTGTTTGCGGCGCCCCCAATGTTGCGGCCGGGCAAAAAGTGCCAGTGGCCACCGTTGGCACTACCCTATACACCAAAGAAGGTGAGGCCTGGGTGATCAAAAAAGGGAAGATCCGCGGCGAGGTAAGCGAAGGCATGATCTGTGCCGAAGACGAAATCGGTGTTGGTGAAAGCCATGATGGCATTATGGTCCTCAATGAAGAACTGGTCCCCGGCACTCCTTGCTCCAAAGTATTTGAGATTGAAAATGATGAGGTCTTTGAAATAGGACTTACCCCGAACCGTGCCGATGCCATGAGCCATTTTGGCGTAGCACGCGACCTTAAGGCCGGCTTGGAACAAAAGGAAATCCAAAAAGAGCTGGTTACCCCTTCCGTAAGTAATTTTTCCATAGACAATCGCTCTTTAAAGGTCGATGTGGAGGTTACGGAAAGTGACCTTGCCCCCAGATATTGCGGCGTCACCATTAGCAATTTAGTGGTCCAAGACTCGCCCGACTGGTTAAAAAATAGATTGAAGGCCATCGGTTTGGCCCCAATAAACAATATAGTGGACGTTACCAACTATGTACTTCATGAACTGGGACAGCCATTGCACGCTTTTGATGCTTTTAAAATAAAGGGAAATAAGGTAGAGGTTAAAACCTTGCCAGGCGGAACCAAGTTCACAACATTGGACGGTGTGGAACGTGAATTGCACGAAGACGACCTTATGATCTGTGATGCTGGCAGCCCAATGTGCATAGCCGGTGTTTTTGGCGGAATCCATTCCGGCGTTACGGAACACACAACCTCCATTTTCTTGGAAAGTGCTTATTTTGATCCCGTTTCCATTAGAAAAACCGCCAAAAGACATGGACTTAACACCGATGCATCTTTCAGGTTTGAGAGAGGTATCGACATCAACATGACAAAGTATGCGCTCAAAAGAGCTGCGCTTCTGATAAGGGAAATCGCTGGCGGGTACATTACTTCGGAGATTGTGGACCTGTTTCCAAAAAAGCCGCAAGAAAGACAGGTTTTCTTGACCTTCAACAAAATCAATTCATTGATCGGGCAGGAAATACCCCAGGATACGATCAAATCCATCCTATCCTCTTTGGAGATCCGAATCAACAACGTAACGGAATCAGGTCTTGGCTTGACCATTCCGACCTATCGAGTTGATGTGACCAGAGAAGTTGATGTGATCGAAGAGATATTGAGGGTGTACGGCTATAACAATATCGATTTCAAAGAAAAACTCAATGCTTCCATCGCCAAAACATCTCGCTTTGAAAACTATAGAATCCAAGATATAGTTGGTAGTATGCTGGCCTCCAAGGGTTTTTATGAAATTATGACGAATAGTCTGGTCTCATCGGAGATTACCTCTGGTGATGATAGTGCCGTTCAAATGTTGAACCCATTAAGTTCCGATTTATCGGTTTTGAGGACATCCATGCTCTACTCTGGGCTTCAAACGGTAAGTTACAACCACAACAGACAAAAAAACGACCTAAAACTTTTCGAGTTCGGCAAAACCTATCATAAAACTGAAGGAAAACACCCGGAAAAGCAACATTTGGCCATTTTTGTTTCTGGTGACCGTACTCAAAACAGTTGGGCGGTCGCTTCCAAAAAAACGGATTTTTTCTATTTAAAGGGAATCGTTGAAAATATTTTTGAGCGTTTGGGACTAAAGGATGTAAATACAACGCCGCTATCCCATGCCATAGATCTATCCGAAGGAATCTCCTATACCAAAAACAATATGGTTTTGGTCTCCTTGGGGTTGGTGGGCAAAGCTGCCTTAAAACAGTTCGATATTAAGCAAGAGGTTTTTTATGCTGATTTGGATTGGGATGCCATCCTACAGTGTGTGAGCACCCAAAACGTCGCGTTCAAAGAAATTCCGAGGTTTCCAGAGGTAACAAGGGATTTTGCCCTGTTGTTGGACGACTCTGTATCGTTCCAAAAAGTGTACGACATTGCTTGGAACACCGAAAAGAAATTGCTCAAAAAGGTAAACTTGTTCGATGTGTATACGGGCAAAAACCTTCCCGAGGGGAAAAAATCCTATGCCGTGAGCTTTACCTTGATGGATGAAAAGAAAACCCTGACAGATAAGCAAATCGATAAGATTATGGGCAAACTATTGGCCCAGTATCAAAAAGAACTGGGGGCCGAACTTCGTTGA
- a CDS encoding TlpA family protein disulfide reductase, whose protein sequence is MVRFLLSLTFVSSLVSCSDSSENATTVFFGGEIVNPTSDYVVLYHNDSYVDSVKLDDKNHFSFQLDNIEDGLYHFDHSPELQYVYLSKGDSLLARLNTVEFDESLVYSGKGSEINNFLIEIFLKNESEEELMKDYYTLDPEDFSKKIDSLHSNKVALLQELNADEQFHPKALAMAEASIDYNTYISKEKYPFYHKKKTGEETIHDLEDEFYSYRKNIQFNNKDLTYFRPYFDFMKWHFGNMAYMTCLEDCSTDKKPVVDRLHFNKHKLNLVDSMVKQTELRDILFRNVAMDYLLREHTPSEEATVFIEKFKSLSSNPEHKEEIELLYNGIKNLQPNTTLPNIMVKNFNGEEVSLKKLANHEENTVFYFWTADQKTHFKNVNKHILSLKGKYPNYNFIGINVRTNSAQWKQLMDEYKMDKSKQFFGENFKELQMAMIIDGLNKCVIAKDTVVVDGFANLYTSL, encoded by the coding sequence ATGGTTAGATTTCTACTAAGTCTCACTTTTGTTTCTTCTCTTGTATCGTGTTCCGATTCTTCGGAAAATGCGACCACTGTTTTTTTTGGTGGTGAAATCGTGAATCCCACAAGCGATTATGTGGTACTTTATCACAACGATTCTTATGTGGATTCCGTAAAGCTCGATGACAAGAACCATTTTTCTTTTCAGCTTGACAATATTGAGGATGGCCTTTATCATTTTGACCACAGTCCTGAGCTACAGTATGTGTATTTATCCAAAGGAGACAGTCTTTTGGCCCGTCTCAATACAGTAGAATTTGATGAATCGCTTGTTTACTCCGGCAAGGGCAGCGAAATCAATAACTTTTTGATAGAGATTTTCTTGAAAAATGAGAGCGAAGAGGAGTTGATGAAGGATTATTACACATTGGACCCGGAAGATTTCAGTAAAAAAATTGATTCACTCCACAGCAATAAGGTGGCACTGTTGCAGGAGTTGAACGCCGACGAACAATTCCATCCCAAGGCATTGGCCATGGCCGAGGCCTCCATAGATTACAATACCTACATCAGCAAGGAAAAATACCCCTTTTACCACAAGAAAAAAACCGGAGAGGAGACCATTCACGACCTTGAGGACGAGTTTTATAGTTACCGCAAAAATATCCAGTTCAACAATAAGGACCTGACTTACTTTAGGCCCTATTTCGATTTTATGAAATGGCATTTTGGGAATATGGCCTACATGACCTGCTTAGAGGATTGCTCTACCGATAAAAAGCCGGTCGTTGACCGATTGCATTTCAACAAACACAAGTTGAACTTGGTGGACAGTATGGTGAAACAAACGGAACTAAGGGACATCCTCTTCCGCAATGTTGCCATGGATTACCTACTAAGGGAGCACACCCCCAGTGAGGAGGCCACCGTATTTATCGAAAAATTCAAATCGCTTTCGTCCAATCCAGAGCATAAGGAGGAAATTGAGCTATTGTACAACGGAATCAAAAATTTACAGCCCAACACAACGTTGCCCAATATAATGGTCAAAAACTTTAACGGAGAAGAAGTTTCCCTTAAAAAACTTGCAAACCATGAGGAGAACACGGTGTTTTACTTTTGGACCGCTGACCAAAAAACGCATTTTAAAAACGTTAACAAGCATATTCTCTCGCTTAAAGGAAAATACCCGAACTATAACTTTATCGGGATCAATGTAAGGACCAATTCCGCACAATGGAAGCAATTGATGGATGAGTACAAAATGGACAAATCCAAACAATTCTTTGGGGAGAACTTTAAAGAGCTGCAAATGGCCATGATCATCGATGGGCTCAATAAGTGTGTTATTGCCAAGGATACCGTTGTTGTCGATGGGTTCGCCAACCTTTACACATCACTTTAA
- a CDS encoding peroxiredoxin family protein, with protein sequence MNRIGIAILGSLMFFCSCKKAESPKLNTGEWLAKMEVSESRQLPFEFTLSQNADGGYVMKAYNAEEVVTIDEFTFNGDSIKVRMPIFEGYIAGTYTSNEITGEFIEESKERRVPFRATYGMQDRFEAEEAPAVNLSGIWETYFNVNTEAEYPAKGIFMQNGNNVKGTFRTNTGDYRYLDGVVTGDSMKLSAFDGSHVFLFLAKVTDSTLDGKFYSGKHTVQEFLGARNEAFELPDSNQLTYLREGYDRFDFSFPNAQGKMVGLDDPMFQGKAVLVQIMGTWCTNCLDETRFYVDFIKNNPDLDLQFVGLAFEYAKTEEKAFEGIKRLKEREEVPYPILLAQYGTSNKQKANEKLPMLNHILSYPTTIYIDKDGEVRKIHTGFNGPATGEKFVEFKKEFNTTIQELTSSEETE encoded by the coding sequence ATGAATAGAATCGGGATCGCAATATTGGGTTCATTGATGTTTTTTTGCTCTTGCAAAAAGGCCGAAAGCCCTAAATTGAATACAGGCGAGTGGCTGGCAAAAATGGAGGTGTCCGAATCGAGGCAGTTGCCATTTGAGTTCACACTTTCCCAAAATGCCGATGGAGGATATGTAATGAAGGCTTACAATGCCGAGGAAGTGGTAACTATTGATGAGTTTACTTTTAATGGGGATTCCATCAAGGTCCGGATGCCCATTTTTGAGGGGTACATAGCCGGGACCTACACTTCCAATGAGATAACAGGGGAGTTTATAGAGGAAAGCAAAGAGCGTAGGGTACCGTTCAGAGCGACATATGGTATGCAAGACCGTTTTGAAGCAGAGGAAGCGCCCGCTGTGAACCTTTCCGGGATTTGGGAGACTTACTTTAATGTGAACACCGAAGCGGAGTACCCTGCAAAGGGCATTTTTATGCAGAACGGAAATAATGTAAAAGGGACCTTTAGGACCAATACGGGGGACTACCGTTATCTGGACGGTGTGGTAACCGGAGACAGCATGAAGCTTTCTGCATTTGATGGGTCGCATGTTTTTTTGTTTTTGGCCAAGGTTACGGACAGCACGCTCGATGGTAAGTTTTATTCGGGAAAACATACTGTACAGGAATTCTTGGGAGCGCGGAACGAAGCCTTTGAGCTACCGGATTCCAACCAGCTCACCTATTTGAGGGAAGGATATGACAGGTTTGACTTTTCCTTTCCAAACGCACAGGGAAAAATGGTCGGTTTGGACGACCCAATGTTCCAAGGTAAAGCGGTCTTGGTGCAGATCATGGGAACATGGTGCACAAATTGTTTGGACGAGACGCGGTTTTATGTGGATTTCATTAAGAACAATCCAGACTTGGACCTACAATTTGTGGGGTTGGCATTCGAGTACGCAAAAACGGAAGAAAAGGCTTTTGAGGGCATTAAAAGGCTAAAGGAGCGCGAAGAGGTTCCATACCCCATTTTATTGGCACAATATGGTACATCGAACAAGCAAAAAGCCAACGAGAAATTGCCGATGTTGAATCATATTCTTTCTTATCCTACCACAATTTATATTGATAAGGATGGTGAAGTGCGCAAAATTCACACAGGCTTTAATGGACCGGCAACTGGGGAAAAATTTGTCGAGTTCAAAAAAGAATTCAATACAACCATTCAAGAATTGACCTCGTCCGAAGAAACGGAATAA
- the leuB gene encoding 3-isopropylmalate dehydrogenase: MTLKIALLPGDGVGPEVLAQAVKCLEAVEETFNQRFIFKEAPVGAIAIDKKGTPLPDATLKLCKEADAVLFGAIGDPKYDNDPDAKVRPEQGLLQLRKELGLFANIRPIISHPTLLDKSPLKKKVINGTDFVIYRELTGGIYFGEKKLNEEGTKASDLCEYTEAEISRIAHLAFKAAKGRKKKLTLVDKANVLESSRLWRKVVKRIGESYPEVTLDFLFVDNAAMQIILDPKQFDVILTENMFGDIISDEGSVIGGSIGLLASASIGEENALFEPIHGSYPQAKGKNIANPIASILSAAMLLEHFGMAEEAWAIKKAVDKSLKKGIVTPDLRENSQYGTSQVGDFIAHNIVDIEDDTLMNDENIDLGKSTII, encoded by the coding sequence ATGACATTGAAAATTGCATTGCTTCCCGGAGATGGTGTGGGACCCGAAGTGCTGGCCCAAGCCGTGAAATGTTTGGAAGCCGTTGAAGAGACATTTAATCAACGATTTATATTTAAAGAAGCTCCCGTTGGCGCCATCGCCATCGACAAAAAAGGCACTCCCCTGCCCGATGCTACACTAAAACTTTGCAAAGAAGCCGATGCCGTGCTCTTCGGTGCCATTGGCGACCCAAAATACGACAATGACCCCGATGCAAAAGTACGACCGGAACAGGGCTTGCTTCAGTTACGAAAAGAACTTGGTCTGTTTGCCAATATTCGCCCTATAATTTCACATCCAACTTTGTTGGACAAATCACCCTTAAAAAAGAAAGTGATCAACGGTACCGATTTTGTAATCTACCGTGAACTTACGGGCGGGATTTATTTTGGGGAGAAAAAACTGAACGAAGAAGGCACTAAAGCCTCCGATCTCTGTGAATACACCGAGGCGGAAATAAGCCGTATCGCCCATTTGGCCTTTAAAGCGGCAAAAGGAAGAAAAAAGAAACTTACTTTGGTGGACAAGGCCAATGTATTGGAATCGTCCCGTCTTTGGAGAAAAGTGGTAAAACGAATCGGTGAAAGCTATCCTGAGGTGACATTGGATTTTTTGTTTGTGGACAACGCCGCAATGCAAATCATCCTCGATCCCAAACAGTTCGATGTTATTTTGACCGAGAACATGTTCGGTGACATTATTTCTGATGAAGGCAGTGTTATCGGTGGCTCCATCGGTTTGTTGGCATCGGCCTCAATTGGTGAGGAGAACGCACTTTTCGAGCCTATTCACGGCTCTTACCCGCAAGCAAAAGGAAAGAACATAGCCAACCCGATTGCATCCATACTATCTGCCGCAATGCTTTTGGAACATTTTGGAATGGCCGAAGAGGCATGGGCCATCAAAAAAGCTGTGGACAAATCGTTAAAAAAGGGAATTGTTACCCCGGATTTGAGAGAGAACAGTCAATACGGCACAAGCCAAGTCGGGGATTTTATCGCACACAACATTGTAGATATTGAAGATGACACTCTTATGAACGATGAGAACATCGATTTGGGGAAATCAACGATAATCTAA
- a CDS encoding SDR family oxidoreductase — protein MDKKVVLITGGSSGIGKSIGTYLSQKGFIVYGTTRNPNNYPDFKAFELVQLDVKDVVSIQNAVSHIISKENRLDVLINNAGVGITGPIEETPHEEILHVFDTNFHGPVHVMKAVLPQMRKQGGGAIINITSIAGYMGLPYRGFYSATKGALGLITEALRMETKDFGIKITNVAPGDFATNIASGRYHSPVIKGSAYEEKYGQTLKGIDQDVDGGGDPIQVAEAVYKIINQKNPKVHNPVGAFLQKFSLRLKKILPDKVYEKLLLNHYKL, from the coding sequence ATGGATAAAAAAGTTGTACTGATCACCGGCGGTTCTTCAGGTATTGGTAAATCCATCGGAACGTATTTGTCCCAAAAAGGATTTATTGTTTACGGTACTACGCGAAATCCAAATAACTACCCAGACTTTAAGGCATTTGAACTTGTTCAATTGGACGTGAAGGATGTGGTAAGCATCCAAAATGCCGTTTCACATATCATTTCCAAAGAAAATAGATTGGATGTGCTCATCAACAATGCAGGGGTGGGCATCACTGGGCCGATAGAAGAAACTCCGCACGAAGAGATTCTTCACGTTTTTGACACCAACTTCCACGGCCCCGTACACGTGATGAAGGCCGTTTTGCCGCAAATGCGCAAACAGGGCGGGGGAGCCATCATCAATATAACATCCATTGCAGGCTATATGGGATTGCCCTATCGTGGGTTCTATTCTGCCACAAAAGGTGCTTTGGGACTCATTACCGAGGCGCTGCGCATGGAGACCAAAGATTTTGGGATAAAAATAACCAACGTAGCTCCCGGAGATTTTGCCACAAATATCGCGTCGGGCAGGTACCATTCCCCGGTAATCAAGGGGTCTGCCTACGAGGAAAAGTATGGTCAAACCCTAAAAGGAATCGATCAGGATGTGGACGGTGGGGGGGACCCCATCCAAGTGGCCGAGGCGGTTTACAAGATCATCAACCAGAAAAATCCTAAGGTGCACAACCCGGTTGGGGCATTTTTACAAAAGTTTTCCCTTAGGTTAAAGAAGATTTTACCCGACAAAGTCTACGAAAAATTACTCCTCAACCATTATAAGTTGTAA
- a CDS encoding fasciclin domain-containing protein — protein sequence MNTPATKFLLGICLSLSLCTVAQNTDKSISYTGKMDNHKILLAAVNATELGALLQKSGPFTIFAPSDAAFEKFSNNKMSDLINAKDKSALKSLVSYHIVAGQLTASRMLRAIGRGNGIASFTTVQGKKLTAHLDGYDIVLTDPVGNMARITTADLNLDMENEDVVHEIDRVILPAQM from the coding sequence ATGAATACCCCCGCCACCAAATTCTTATTGGGCATCTGTTTGAGCCTTTCCTTATGTACCGTTGCCCAGAACACGGACAAGTCAATTTCCTACACCGGTAAAATGGACAATCATAAAATTCTTTTGGCAGCAGTGAACGCAACCGAGTTGGGAGCTTTGCTTCAAAAATCGGGTCCCTTCACCATTTTTGCGCCCTCAGATGCCGCCTTCGAAAAATTTTCGAACAATAAAATGAGCGATTTGATCAACGCCAAGGACAAAAGCGCGTTGAAATCATTGGTTTCCTATCACATTGTGGCAGGTCAATTAACAGCTTCGCGCATGCTTCGAGCCATTGGCAGGGGCAATGGTATTGCCAGTTTTACAACAGTGCAGGGCAAAAAGTTAACCGCCCATTTGGATGGCTACGATATTGTACTTACCGATCCAGTTGGGAACATGGCCAGGATTACGACCGCCGATTTAAATTTGGATATGGAAAATGAGGATGTGGTCCATGAGATAGACCGTGTTATCCTTCCTGCGCAAATGTGA
- a CDS encoding ABC-F family ATP-binding cassette domain-containing protein, which translates to MLSVSNLSVQFGKRVLFDEVNVTFTQGNCYGIIGANGAGKSTFLKILSGQIDPTSGHVHLEPGKRMSILEQNHNAYDEYPVLETVVMGNKPLFGIKKEIDALYADYTDENAEKIGELQVAFEEMNGWNADSDAAAMLSNLGITEDLHYTNMADLDSKLKVRVLLAQALFGSPDVLIMDEPTNDLDYETINWLENFLANYDNTVIVVSHDRHFLDAVCTSIADIDFGKINLFSGNYTFWYESSQLAARQRAQQNKKAEEKAKELNEFIQRFSANVAKSKQATSRKKMLEKLKVEDIKPSSRRYPAIIFDREREAGDQILNVEKLSATSEDGDLLFKDVNINLAKGDKVAILSKDSRATTAFYDIIADKIKPESGKFQWGVTTTQSYLPADNSSFFEENINLVDWLRQWAKTEEEREEVYLRGFLGKMLFSGEEALKKCTVLSGGEKVRCMLSRMMMLRANVLMLDEPTNHLDLESITAFNNSLKNFKGTILLTTHDHEFVNTVANRIIELTPNGAIDRYLSFDDYMSDKSIKEQREKMYAVTA; encoded by the coding sequence ATGTTATCAGTATCTAATTTATCCGTACAGTTTGGCAAAAGAGTTTTGTTCGATGAAGTCAATGTAACCTTTACCCAAGGTAACTGTTACGGCATTATTGGCGCCAACGGCGCTGGTAAATCCACTTTCTTGAAAATATTGTCCGGTCAAATAGATCCCACTTCGGGCCATGTACATTTGGAACCGGGCAAACGGATGTCCATTCTGGAACAGAACCATAATGCCTACGACGAATATCCCGTATTGGAAACCGTGGTGATGGGCAATAAGCCCTTGTTCGGGATAAAAAAGGAAATTGATGCGCTTTATGCAGACTATACGGATGAAAACGCCGAAAAAATTGGCGAGCTTCAGGTTGCCTTCGAAGAAATGAACGGGTGGAACGCCGATAGCGATGCTGCGGCAATGCTCTCCAATCTAGGAATTACGGAAGACCTGCACTACACCAATATGGCCGACCTTGATTCCAAGCTTAAGGTGCGTGTGCTTTTGGCGCAGGCCCTGTTCGGTAGCCCGGATGTGCTGATCATGGATGAGCCTACCAACGATTTGGATTATGAAACCATCAACTGGTTGGAAAACTTCTTGGCCAACTACGACAACACCGTGATCGTGGTTTCTCACGATAGGCATTTCTTGGATGCCGTTTGTACCTCTATTGCGGATATCGACTTTGGAAAAATCAACTTGTTTTCCGGTAACTATACCTTTTGGTACGAGAGCAGCCAATTGGCCGCCCGTCAACGTGCGCAACAAAACAAAAAGGCCGAGGAGAAGGCCAAGGAGCTCAATGAGTTCATTCAACGCTTCAGTGCCAACGTGGCAAAGAGCAAACAGGCCACATCGCGTAAAAAGATGCTGGAGAAACTTAAGGTGGAAGATATCAAACCATCGAGTAGGAGGTACCCCGCCATTATTTTTGACCGTGAGCGCGAAGCGGGAGACCAAATTTTGAACGTGGAAAAACTTTCTGCCACATCCGAAGATGGAGATTTGTTGTTCAAAGATGTGAACATCAACCTGGCCAAGGGCGATAAAGTTGCGATTTTATCCAAAGATTCACGGGCAACCACGGCTTTTTACGATATTATTGCTGATAAGATCAAACCTGAAAGCGGCAAATTCCAATGGGGAGTGACCACTACGCAATCCTATTTGCCCGCAGATAATTCATCATTCTTCGAAGAAAACATCAATTTAGTGGACTGGTTGCGGCAATGGGCCAAGACCGAAGAGGAACGCGAAGAAGTGTATCTGAGAGGTTTCTTGGGCAAAATGCTTTTCAGTGGTGAAGAAGCACTTAAAAAATGTACGGTACTTTCCGGTGGTGAAAAAGTACGTTGTATGCTAAGCCGAATGATGATGCTTCGCGCCAACGTGCTAATGCTGGACGAACCCACCAACCATTTGGATCTGGAAAGCATTACGGCCTTCAACAACTCCTTGAAAAATTTTAAGGGCACCATTTTGCTTACTACCCACGATCATGAGTTTGTGAACACGGTGGCAAACAGAATCATTGAATTAACGCCAAACGGTGCCATAGACCGTTACTTGAGCTTTGACGACTACATGTCCGACAAGTCCATTAAGGAGCAGCGTGAAAAAATGTATGCGGTTACCGCTTAA